In Phaseolus vulgaris cultivar G19833 chromosome 3, P. vulgaris v2.0, whole genome shotgun sequence, the sequence tgTTGGAGTCCTTCACAGCCTTCGATACAATTGAGGggagatcctctgccatcatcttcagcttAGCGGTGAAGGGCCCCAAGATCTCTTCGATGGAGGGTGGGAGGCTTGAAGTTGttgctggtggaggtgctggaggagcttggtgctgactttcaccaccatcCTCTTGAGTTTGTAGagcaaggggggcttcttggcgtggtggtgaggttgGAGATTCGGTTATGAGTATtggcgagttgtgagcaccctcatctcctcctggtgcggccccaacaatagaggtggttgaaggaggaccctctccaacagatacgaatggcgtggaggcgcttggaggatTCTCAATAAAGTTTGGGTCGCTGTTTTCAACCACGGGGGGTGCGAcagccaagggtgttgcttggactggttgtgttggagctggaggtgagggcggtgttggagttgggagtgcaggtggtgaagtGGGAGCCACCCTTGTTCTCTTggtgacgaggccatcctcagtcgcctcatcatcctcttcttcctgtACCACCTGAGGAGTCTTCCTCTTAGGTTTCCTCAGAACTAGTTTCTTTCTTTGTGGGGCGGGTAGTGCCCCCGAAGGAGTTGGACCTTGGGGAGGAGTCCTGCCTTGAGCAACGGCGATCTCCACtaccgagttgggcacagtttgggagcccACCGCCAGCTTGTgagatcgggcgatcgccctcagttcTGCTAGTTTCCCTTTTCCCAACATGAAGTCTGCACAAGATAAAAAATAGATGAGTATGCCCCAAGG encodes:
- the LOC137839180 gene encoding uncharacterized protein → MGELDKDLCLFWKSIAAANITFPTASIISFEFSEGQLEAHIDFMLGKGKLAELRAIARSHKLAVGSQTVPNSVVEIAVAQGRTPPQGPTPSGALPAPQRKKLVLRKPKRKTPQVVQEEEDDEATEDGLVTKRTRVAPTSPPALPTPTPPSPPAPTQPVQATPLAVAPPVVENSDPNFIENPPSASTPFVSVGEGPPSTTSIVGAAPGGDEGAHNSPILITESPTSPPRQEAPLALQTQEDGGESQHQAPPAPPPATTSSLPPSIEEILGPFTAKLKMMAEDLPSIVSKAVKDSNKKLQDENSALKESNRLIRMEAEKLSCNLMMAEIDHSRLEDTMDAELRGVRKEASVLRQKLHLQAQEKIELESKLVPYRLKVANLEAAMKADATKVENLEKRSAGREVLLGKVEKERDDATTELAAAQDEATKIAAELAQARDEGKKAAEELARAREETEELKKQTDELKKQVQELEQSSAQVLVAGFDAALE